The Pollutimonas sp. M17 sequence GGGCTGGAATGCGCCCGAGTCGGCCGCCTGGCTGAGCCAGGCGCTGGATGCCGCATCCCGGCAGTATTATGGGGCTCCTTGCGGCTACATCGGGCAGGGCGGGACCATACCGCTGATGAGCCTGCTGCAGCAAGGCTTCCCGAAGTCGCAATTCATGGTGTGCGGCGTGCTGGGGCCGCAGTCCAATGCGCACGGCCCCAATGAATTCCTGCATGTGCCCTACGGCAAGAAGCTGACCGCGGCGGTCGCGCAGACCATCGCGGCCCTGCCCGCATAGCGGGCCGCGCCGCAGGGGCGGTTCAGATCATCGGCAAATGGCGCGGCTCCTCGCCGCGAGGGAATGCGGCGTCGATGCGCGCGATCTCTTCCTCTGCCAGCACGATGCTTCCCGCCTGGGCATTGGCCTGCGCATGGGCCGCCCGGGCCGATTTCGGAATGGCGAATACCGATGCATCGCGGGTAAGGAAAGCCAGGGCGATCTGGTGTGCCGTGGCATCGTGCGCCTGCGCGATGTCGTCCAGGACGCGCCGTCCGTCCGTGCCGGGCTTGGGGAAGTCGTCGTGCCCGAAAGGGCTGTAGGCGACCAGAGCCATGTCGTGCTGCCGGCAGAACGGCAGGACCGCATGCTCTATGGCGCGCTCGTTCAGGTGGTAGAGCACCTGGTTGCAGGCCAGGCGGCCCGGGCCGGCCACGTCCAGCGCTTCCTGCAGGTCGTCGGCGTCGAAGTTGCTGACCCCGTATGAGCGTATCTTTCCGTCGCGCTGCAATTGCTCGAAGGCGGCGAAGGTTTCCTCCAGGGGGTAGGATCCGCGCCAATGGAGCAGATAGCAATCCAGCCTGTCGGTGCCCAATTGCCGGAGCGATCGCTCGCAGGCGCTGATCGTGCCGCGCCTCGACGCATTTCCGGGCAGCACTTTCGACACCAGGAAAACCTGGTCGCGCCGGCCCTGGATCGCTTCGCCGATCACATTCTCGGCGGCGCCGGAGCCGTACATCTCCGCCGTATCGATATGGTCCATGCCCAGGTCCAGCCCGAGCTGCAAGGCGTCCATGGCGAGCCTGCGGTCGGCGAGGTCGATATACCAGCTTCCCTGGCCGATGGCGGCGACGGCACGGCCCGTTGCGCCGAAGATGTTTTTTTTCATGGCATCCATCCTTCTTTCCAATCAGACCGGGGCCGCGCATCGAGCCGCGGCCGGCCGCTACAGCAGGCTGCGCTATCGCGCCAGCCGTTCCATCAGCCTGCGCGCGTCGACCGGCGCCTGGACTTTCTTGTCGTTGTCGAAATAGCAGAATACATCACGTCCCGCACGGGGGCGGGACTTCCTATGGATGCGGCGCGCGTCCTCGGGTTCGCGCCCCGATGCCCAAACGGAGATCCGGTCCGCCCATCTGTCCAGGGCGGCATCCTTGTACTCGCCGCCATACAGCGTCTCGGTGCCGTGCAGGCGCAGATAGATGAAATCGGACGTCGCGTCTTCCGCATAAGGCCAATCGGCCACCGAGTCCGATACGACCAGCGCGGCGCGGTAGCGGCGCAGCAGCTTGATGAACGCTTCGTCGCAGAAACTGGAGTGGCGTATTTCGACCGCGTGGCGCAAGCGCCTCTTCCTGCCCGGCTCCAGGTCGACTTCCTTGACATGCCTGTCATGCTTGCCCGCCAGCGCCGCCGCTGCATGCGTGTCGGATGGCAGGGCGGCCAGAATCGCCTCGAAAGCCCTTGCGTCGAACCTGAAGCTGGGCGGAAACTGCCACAGGATGGGGCCCAGCTTTTCGCGCAGGCGGAACAGGCCGGAGGCAAAGAAGTTGGCCAGGGCGATGGTGCTTTTTTCCTCGTCCCGGAAACGCAGCATATGAGTCAGGTAGCGCGGACTCTTCACGCTGAAGACGAAGCCCCTGGGCGTGGCCTCGTACCAGTTGGCATAGCTGTGCGGTGTCTGCAGGGCGTAATGCGATCCATTGACCTCGATGGTCTGCATCTGCCGGGACGCGAATTCCAGCTCGCGCGATTGCGCCAGTTTGTCGGGGTAGAAGACCTTGCGCCATCCCGCATAGCGCCAGCCCGAGATGCCGATACGAATATGAGCCATAGGTTACACGCCGTTGTACGGTTGTCATGAAGCTGTGCTAAAAGAAATGAGGCAGCCGGCATCCGGACAGCAATATCCAGGCCCGGCCGTTCCGCCCCACGACACGGAGTATTTCCATGAATATCCTGATGGTGCTCACCTCGCACGACCGCCTGGGCAATACCGGTCAGAAGACCGGCTTCTGGCTGGAGGAGTTTGCCGCTCCCTACTATGTGTTCAAGGATGCCGGCGCATCGGTGACGCTGGCTTCCCCCGAAGGAGGGCAGCCGCCTCTCGATCCCAAAAGCGAAGAGCCCGATGCCCAGACGGCGGCCACCCGGCGTTTTCACAGCGACGATCAGGCAAGGCAGGCGCTGGCGCATACCAGGGTGCTGGCCGACATGCGCGAAGCCGATTTCGATGCCGTCTTTTACCCGGGAGGCCACGGGCCGCTTTGGGACCTGGCCGAGGATGGCCATTCGATTGCCCTGCTGGAGGCTTTCGGCCGCGCCGCCAAACCCATGGGGCTGGTATGCCACGGACCGGCGGCCTTGCGCCATGTGCGGACGGAGGATGGTGCTTCCTTGCTGAGGGGCCGCAGCGTGACCGGCTTCAGCAACACCGAGGAAGCCGCCGTCAAGCTCGGCGCCGTGGTGCCGTTCTCCATCGAGGACGAGTTCCGCGGCCTGGGCGGCATCTACGAGAAAGGCCCCGATTGGGACAGCTATGTCGTGATCGACGGCCGCCTGGTTACCGGCCAGAACCCCGCTTCGTCCGACGCGGCGGCCCGGGCGCTGGTCCGGCTGCTGCGCGATGACATGCCTTAGCGCCGGCTTGCGGCGCCAAGGCGCCGTTCGACCCACTGGCTGTAGCGCGACATGCCGTAGCAGCACACCAGGTAGATGGCGGCGACGAACAGATAGCCTTCCATGAAGAAGGCCTTCCAGTTCGGGTCGCCCAGCGCCAGGCGCAGCGCTCCGGTCAGGTCGTAAAGGCTGACCACCGTTACCAGAGACGTATCCATGAAGGTGCTGATGAAGGTATTCACCAGCGGTGCGACCACGATGCGCAAGGCTTGCGGCAGGGTGATCTTGCGCACGGTCTGCCAGTAGCCCAGGCCCAGCGCCGCGGCGGCTTCGTACTGGCCGCCGGGGATCGCCTGCAGGCCGCCGCGTATGGTCTCCGCCAGATAGGCGGCCGTGAACAGGATGATGCCGATCTGAACGCGCAGCAGCACATCGATGTTGTACTCGGGCGGCAGGAAGAGCGGAAACAGGAATGAAGCCGTGAACAGGACGGTAATCAAAGGTACGCCGCGCACGATCTCCACATAGAAAATGCAGAAGCTGCGTATGGCCTTCAGCTTCGAGCGCCGCCCCAGGGCGATCAGCACGGCCAAGGGCAAGGCCAGGAAGATGCCCACGACGGTCAGCAGCAGGGTCAGGGGAAAGCCGCCCCACAGGTTCGATTCGACGTATTCCAGGCCAAAGACCCCGCCGCGCAAAATCAGGATGAATGCCAGCAGCACCAGCGCCCAGGCCGGCGCCAGCCATTTGCGCCAGAAACGCGGATAGCAGCTGATCCACAGCATGCCCGCCATGAGCAGCGTCGCCACCAGCGGGCGCCACTGCTCCAGGTAAGGATAGCGGCCGAAGAAAATAAGGCGGAACTTCTCGGCGATCATGCCCCAGCACGCGCCTTCACGCCCCACGGCGCGGCAGGACATGAAGTCGGGCTGGAAAACGGCATTGGCGATGGCCCAGCGATAGAGTTCGGGAACGATCAGGATCGCCAGCCAGAGTATGGCCAGTGTGATCAGCGAGTTCGTCCAGCTGGAAAATAGATTGGCGCGCAGCCAGCGCCCCAGGCCGCGGTCCGCCACGGGCGCGGGGCGGGCGGAAGAGAGGAGGGTGGTGTCGATATCGCGTGCCATGTCTTATCGCTCCACCAGGGCCATGCGATGGTTGTACCAATTCATGAAGGCGGCAATCAGCAGGCTGATGGTCAGATAGACCAGCATGATCAGTGAAATGCATTCCAGCGCTTGCCCGTTCTGGTTCAGCGAGGTATTGGCCACGGAGACGATGTCGGGATAGCCGACCGTAACGGCCAGCGAGGAATTTTTCGTCAGGTTCAGGTACTGGCTGGTCAGGGGCGGGACGATGACCCGCATGGCTTGGGGCAGGACCACCAGGCGCAGCGTCTGGCGCCGGCTCAGGCCCAGCGCCGAGCTGGCTTCAAGCTGGCCGGACGATACGGCCAGGATGCCCGCCCGGACGATCTCCGCGATAGAGCTGGCGGTGTACAGGGTCAGGCCGGCCAGCAGTGCCAGGAATTCGGGGGTGAGCGCCATGCCGCCGCTGATGCTGAACACCGTCGCCTCGGGCAGGTCGAACGCGGTGGGCGCGCCGCCCGCCAGCCAGCCCAGGATGGGCATGCCGACAATGACGGCGGCCATCGGCACGGCGATGCGCGGCGCATCGCCCGTCCGGTCGCGCTTGCGCTGGGCCGATTTGCGGATGAGGCGCGCGCAGACGATGCCCACGGGGAGCCCGATGAGGGCCAGCAGCCAGCCCGGCGACCAGACGGGCATGGGCAATTGCAGGCCGCTCTTGCTTAAATAAGTGTGGGGCAGAAGCTGGATCGCCTCGTGCGCCGTGGGCAGCAGTTCGGTGATGACCAGATACCAGCCCAGCAACTGGATGAGCAGGGGAATATTGCGCAGGGTTTCGACGAAGCCGTCGCACAGCTTGCGCAGAAGGAAGTTTCTGGACAGGCGGCCTATGCCCACCAGGGTGCCCAGCACCGTGGCCAGGACGATGCCCGCCAGGGCGACGCGCACGGTATTGGAGACGCCCACCAGAAAGGCGCGCAGGTAGGAGTCGCTGGACGCATAGGCGACCAGGCCTTCGCCGATGTCGAAGCCGGCGGGCTGCGAAAGAAAGCCGAAGCCGCTGCGGATCTGCATGGTCGCCAGGTTCCGGGCGGTGTTGGACAGCATGAACCAGGCGACCAGCGCCAGGATGGCCACCGCCACGACCTGATAGATCAGCGCGCGGCCTTCCTCGGTGGACCATGAAAATCGCCGTTTCGGCTTGTTCTTGTCGGGTCGCATCGGACCATCTCCAAACGCGGAAGGAACGGGAGGCCCCGTTCCTTCAAGTCAGGCTCGCACCCCGCTCAGCGGACGGGCGGAGCGTACATCAGGCCGCCGTTGTTCCACAGGTTGTTGACGCCGCGGGGCAGTTTCAACGGCGAGTTCTCACCCATGTTGCGGTCGAAGCTCTCGCCGTAGTTGCCCACTTGCTTGATGATGCGGTAGGCCCAGTCCTTGTCCAGCCCCAACTGCTTGCCCATGTCTTCGCTGGTTCCCAGCAGGCGCTGGACGTTGGGATCCTTGCTTTCGCTTTTCACCTTGTCGACATTGGCCTGGGTGATGCCCATTTCTTCCGCATTCTGCATGGCGAACAGCGCCCATTTGACGACGGCGAACCACTCGTCGTCGCCGCGGCGCACCGCGGGGCCCAGCGGCTCCTTGGAGATGACGTCGGGCAGGATGGCGTAGTCGTCGGGCTTGGGGCTTTGTGTGCGGATGCCCGCCAGTTCCGACATGTCGGTGGAAATGACCTGGCAGCGGCCGGCGAAGAAGGCGGTGTGCGCCGCTTCGGGGGAATCGAACACCACGGACTTGTAGGGTATGCCGTTGGCGCTGAAATAGTCGGCCACGTTCTTTTCGCTGGTGGTGCCCGATTGCAGGCAGATTTCCGCATTCTTCAGCTGCTTGGCGCTGGAGACGTTGAATTTCTTGGGCACCATGAAGCCTTGGCCGTCGTAGTAGTTGATGCCTGTAAAGACCACGCCCAGCGACACGTCGCGCGTCATGGACCAGGTGGTGTTACGCGCCAGCATGTCGATCTCGCCCGATTGCAGGGCGGTGAAGCGTTGCGGCGGATTCAGCGGCACGTACTTCACTTTGCCCGCATCGCCCAGCACGGCGGCGGCAACGGCGCGGCAGACGTCGACGTCCAGGCCGGCCCATTGGCCCTTGCTGTCCACCCCCGAAAAGCCCGGAGCCGATGTGTTCACCCCGCAGACCAGCTGGTCTTTGGCTTTGACGGAGTCGAAGGTTTTTCCGGCGTGCGCGATGCCGCCCGTTGCGGCCAGGGCAATGCCCAGGGCGGCGGCCGATAGGTAATGGCTGCTTGTCATGTCGTTTCCTTTTTGTCTTGTATATGGGCGGGCGGTCCGCCATGTGCATGATGATCGCCGGGCGCGGCCCGCCGCGTATGGATTTGTAGCATACGTTTCACCGAGCAGCGCATTATAGGTGACCAGGCAGCTCACTAGCGCACGGGCAGGAAATTGAAGAACAGCAGGCCCTGCATGTAATTGATGCCGACGCGCCGCAGGTTTTCGTCCAGCAAGTTGGCCACCAGGTCCAGGCGGCCGACCAGTTGCCCGAATTCGCGTTCGAAACTGAGGTTGGTGGCAACGCTGGACATTTCGTTGGCCAGCAGCAGCGGCCGTCCTGCCGCGTCCCGCCGGCTGGCCAGCAGCCAGGCCGCCACCTCGACATTGCGGGCGGCGTTGTACACGTGCTGGGCATCCAGCGCGTCCGATACGTAGAAGCGCGTCTTGCCGCCATGGGCACCGATGATCATGTTGGCCATGCCGAAGATGAAGGCGCCCACGCGGTCCCCGCGATAGGCCGGATCCAGGGCGACCGCCAGTATCTCCACATCATGCAGCGAAGCCAGCTCCGCGGGCGCCTGGCCGGTCTGTATGGCCTGCCGGCCCTGTTGCACGGCAGCCTCCAGGCTGACCGCTCCGGTCTTGCGCCATTCGGCGGGATTGCGCCGATACAGTTTTTCCAGCAGGCGCGACAGGCTGTCCAGATTGTCGCGCATGGCGATGGTGACCGTGCGGTTGAAGTCGGTCTGCGCCAATTGATCGAAGGACATTTCTTCGCTGCGCGGGCGTGAGTTTTCAGTTCCGTCCAGCGACGAGCAGCCCGCCAGCGCCGCAACGGCCATGAAGGCCATGACAATCAAGCTAGCCCTTCGAGCGCCGTTCATTCCATCGTTATCCGTTTTCTTTGTCGTGCATCGCGGCGCCGGAGCGGGATCCGGGCGTCCTCCCGGCCTAGACTTTATCAGAAAACCTTTACAGCCCGCTTCGCTTCAGACAGGCTGGCCGGGCCATGGCGTCATGCGGCCCGCCGTCCTCGATGGGCCGGGCGGCGGGTGTCTATGGGTCGGTTGGGATCAGCGGGGGCAGGCGGCGCTTCACGGGGCTGGCCTTGACGATGGCGGTATTGGTCTCGGCCTGGTCGGCCAGCTTGTCCAGGATGGCGTCGAGCTGCTCCATGGACCGGACGTTCAGGCGCGCCACGAAGCAGTCCTCGCCCGTCACCTTGTCGCATTCGGTGAATTCCGCAATGCCCTGGATCAGCCGCTCGACGGCGTGCATGCGGCCGGGAAGGGGGCGCACCCGCACGATGGCCTGCAGCATGTAGCCGAACGACCTGGGGTCCACGTTGACGGTGTAGCCGGTGAGCACGCCGCGTTCCTCCAGGCGGCGCAGTCTTTCGGCCACGCTGGGCGAGGACAGCCCGCTGGCGCGCGACAGCGCCTTGAGCGAAAGGCGGGAGTCCTCCATGAGGGCATTGATAAGAATTCGGTCGATGTCGTCGGGCATGGGCAATTCGGCAGGAAGATGTTCTTACGCGCCTTCGAAAAAAAGGAATCCGGCTTATTCTGCCTTCTTTTTTCCATGGTGGATAGTCCTCGAAAACGTCACAATTCCACTCATGGAAAACGGGAGTTCGGTAAATGGATAATCAAGTGAAGCGCGGTTCCCTGGAGATGACGGGCGCCATGCTCATCTCGGGAACCATAGGCTGGTTCGTTCTTGTATCGGGGCAGCCCGTCCTGGACGTGGTGTTCTGGCGCTGCGCGATCGGCGCGGCCACTTTGCTGGCCATTTGCGCGCTGATGGGATTCCTGCGTCCCGGCCTGATGAGCTGGGCCAGCTTCGGCTGGGCCTTGATCAGCGGCGTGGCCATCGTGGCAAACTGGGTATTGCTGTTCGC is a genomic window containing:
- a CDS encoding aldo/keto reductase, with product MKKNIFGATGRAVAAIGQGSWYIDLADRRLAMDALQLGLDLGMDHIDTAEMYGSGAAENVIGEAIQGRRDQVFLVSKVLPGNASRRGTISACERSLRQLGTDRLDCYLLHWRGSYPLEETFAAFEQLQRDGKIRSYGVSNFDADDLQEALDVAGPGRLACNQVLYHLNERAIEHAVLPFCRQHDMALVAYSPFGHDDFPKPGTDGRRVLDDIAQAHDATAHQIALAFLTRDASVFAIPKSARAAHAQANAQAGSIVLAEEEIARIDAAFPRGEEPRHLPMI
- a CDS encoding DUF72 domain-containing protein, with protein sequence MAHIRIGISGWRYAGWRKVFYPDKLAQSRELEFASRQMQTIEVNGSHYALQTPHSYANWYEATPRGFVFSVKSPRYLTHMLRFRDEEKSTIALANFFASGLFRLREKLGPILWQFPPSFRFDARAFEAILAALPSDTHAAAALAGKHDRHVKEVDLEPGRKRRLRHAVEIRHSSFCDEAFIKLLRRYRAALVVSDSVADWPYAEDATSDFIYLRLHGTETLYGGEYKDAALDRWADRISVWASGREPEDARRIHRKSRPRAGRDVFCYFDNDKKVQAPVDARRLMERLAR
- a CDS encoding type 1 glutamine amidotransferase domain-containing protein, which encodes MNILMVLTSHDRLGNTGQKTGFWLEEFAAPYYVFKDAGASVTLASPEGGQPPLDPKSEEPDAQTAATRRFHSDDQARQALAHTRVLADMREADFDAVFYPGGHGPLWDLAEDGHSIALLEAFGRAAKPMGLVCHGPAALRHVRTEDGASLLRGRSVTGFSNTEEAAVKLGAVVPFSIEDEFRGLGGIYEKGPDWDSYVVIDGRLVTGQNPASSDAAARALVRLLRDDMP
- a CDS encoding amino acid ABC transporter permease encodes the protein MARDIDTTLLSSARPAPVADRGLGRWLRANLFSSWTNSLITLAILWLAILIVPELYRWAIANAVFQPDFMSCRAVGREGACWGMIAEKFRLIFFGRYPYLEQWRPLVATLLMAGMLWISCYPRFWRKWLAPAWALVLLAFILILRGGVFGLEYVESNLWGGFPLTLLLTVVGIFLALPLAVLIALGRRSKLKAIRSFCIFYVEIVRGVPLITVLFTASFLFPLFLPPEYNIDVLLRVQIGIILFTAAYLAETIRGGLQAIPGGQYEAAAALGLGYWQTVRKITLPQALRIVVAPLVNTFISTFMDTSLVTVVSLYDLTGALRLALGDPNWKAFFMEGYLFVAAIYLVCCYGMSRYSQWVERRLGAASRR
- a CDS encoding amino acid ABC transporter permease yields the protein MRPDKNKPKRRFSWSTEEGRALIYQVVAVAILALVAWFMLSNTARNLATMQIRSGFGFLSQPAGFDIGEGLVAYASSDSYLRAFLVGVSNTVRVALAGIVLATVLGTLVGIGRLSRNFLLRKLCDGFVETLRNIPLLIQLLGWYLVITELLPTAHEAIQLLPHTYLSKSGLQLPMPVWSPGWLLALIGLPVGIVCARLIRKSAQRKRDRTGDAPRIAVPMAAVIVGMPILGWLAGGAPTAFDLPEATVFSISGGMALTPEFLALLAGLTLYTASSIAEIVRAGILAVSSGQLEASSALGLSRRQTLRLVVLPQAMRVIVPPLTSQYLNLTKNSSLAVTVGYPDIVSVANTSLNQNGQALECISLIMLVYLTISLLIAAFMNWYNHRMALVER
- a CDS encoding amino acid ABC transporter substrate-binding protein, whose protein sequence is MTSSHYLSAAALGIALAATGGIAHAGKTFDSVKAKDQLVCGVNTSAPGFSGVDSKGQWAGLDVDVCRAVAAAVLGDAGKVKYVPLNPPQRFTALQSGEIDMLARNTTWSMTRDVSLGVVFTGINYYDGQGFMVPKKFNVSSAKQLKNAEICLQSGTTSEKNVADYFSANGIPYKSVVFDSPEAAHTAFFAGRCQVISTDMSELAGIRTQSPKPDDYAILPDVISKEPLGPAVRRGDDEWFAVVKWALFAMQNAEEMGITQANVDKVKSESKDPNVQRLLGTSEDMGKQLGLDKDWAYRIIKQVGNYGESFDRNMGENSPLKLPRGVNNLWNNGGLMYAPPVR
- a CDS encoding Lrp/AsnC family transcriptional regulator, encoding MPDDIDRILINALMEDSRLSLKALSRASGLSSPSVAERLRRLEERGVLTGYTVNVDPRSFGYMLQAIVRVRPLPGRMHAVERLIQGIAEFTECDKVTGEDCFVARLNVRSMEQLDAILDKLADQAETNTAIVKASPVKRRLPPLIPTDP